From one Pseudanabaena sp. BC1403 genomic stretch:
- the rpmB gene encoding 50S ribosomal protein L28 — protein sequence MGRVCQLTGKKANNSVSISFSHKRHKHLQHVNLQDKRIWWEEGKRFVKLQISTKAIKTLQKKGLSAFAKEAGIDLRKF from the coding sequence ATGGGTCGTGTATGCCAACTAACAGGCAAAAAAGCCAATAATTCCGTATCGATTTCTTTCTCACACAAGCGTCATAAGCACTTACAACACGTAAACTTACAAGACAAAAGAATTTGGTGGGAAGAAGGAAAGCGTTTTGTAAAATTACAAATTTCCACCAAAGCCATTAAGACTTTGCAAAAGAAAGGACTCTCCGCATTTGCGAAAGAAGCAGGTATTGACCTTCGCAAATTCTAA
- a CDS encoding prephenate/arogenate dehydrogenase encodes MNIGIVGLGLIGGSLGLDLLASSQDHHYVWGISRNSETCKQAAAIAAVSIASTNIADIPDRILSQTDIVVICTPIAAILPTISALAPKLASNVIFTDVGSVKSAIVEPALKICQQFNQRFVGSHPMAGTAFQGILAAERNLFQNRPCVVTPSHDLEAVEKVRSLWQLVGMNVYECSPEEHDRAVAMISHAPVMISASLIAACQGESDRTVLKLAQNLASSGFRDTSRVGGGNPELGRLMSEYNQSAVLRSLQNYQQSLQQVISLIENKQWEELEAFLANTQRDRAFYVD; translated from the coding sequence ATGAATATTGGTATAGTTGGTTTAGGTTTAATTGGTGGCTCGCTAGGGTTAGATCTGCTCGCTTCATCGCAAGATCATCACTATGTGTGGGGCATCAGTCGCAACTCTGAAACCTGCAAACAAGCAGCAGCGATCGCTGCCGTAAGTATCGCTAGTACAAATATTGCAGATATTCCCGATCGCATTCTCAGTCAAACTGATATCGTTGTCATCTGTACGCCGATCGCAGCAATTTTGCCGACGATTTCCGCACTCGCGCCAAAATTAGCTTCTAACGTCATTTTTACGGATGTTGGCTCGGTCAAATCAGCGATCGTTGAGCCAGCATTGAAGATTTGCCAGCAATTTAATCAGCGATTTGTGGGCAGTCATCCGATGGCGGGAACTGCATTTCAAGGAATTTTAGCTGCCGAACGCAATCTATTTCAAAATCGTCCCTGTGTAGTTACGCCCAGTCATGATCTTGAGGCTGTTGAGAAAGTGCGATCGCTATGGCAGTTAGTGGGCATGAATGTCTATGAATGTAGCCCTGAAGAACATGATCGCGCCGTCGCCATGATTAGCCATGCCCCTGTAATGATTAGTGCTAGTTTGATTGCGGCTTGTCAGGGGGAAAGTGATCGGACGGTTTTAAAATTAGCGCAAAATTTAGCGAGTTCGGGGTTCCGTGATACTAGTCGCGTTGGCGGTGGTAATCCTGAACTAGGGAGACTAATGTCGGAATATAATCAATCGGCTGTATTGCGATCGCTGCAAAACTATCAGCAATCTTTGCAACAAGTGATTAGTTTAATTGAGAACAAACAATGGGAAGAATTAGAGGCTTTTTTAGCTAATACTCAACGCGATCGCGCATTTTACGTTGATTAA
- a CDS encoding low molecular weight protein-tyrosine-phosphatase, producing the protein MTKKLLFVCLGNICRSPAAENIMNHLVEKQGLGDRFICDSAGTGGWHVGAPPDRRMRAAAKERGLDFVGSARQFQAMDLREFDLILAMDKDNYRNILVLDPQGKFTDKVKMMCDFCETYTDKEVPDPYYGGADGFNYVIDLLFDACGGLLKSFPKK; encoded by the coding sequence ATGACCAAAAAACTTCTATTTGTTTGCCTCGGAAATATTTGCCGATCACCTGCGGCAGAAAATATTATGAATCATTTAGTTGAGAAGCAAGGACTAGGCGATCGCTTTATCTGCGATTCGGCGGGTACTGGTGGCTGGCATGTGGGTGCACCACCCGATCGCCGTATGCGTGCGGCTGCCAAAGAACGTGGCTTAGATTTTGTTGGCTCAGCTAGACAATTTCAGGCGATGGATTTGCGCGAATTTGACTTGATTCTGGCGATGGACAAAGATAATTATCGCAATATTCTCGTTCTCGATCCGCAAGGGAAATTTACGGACAAGGTGAAGATGATGTGTGACTTCTGCGAAACTTACACCGATAAAGAAGTTCCTGATCCCTATTACGGTGGTGCAGATGGATTTAACTATGTCATCGATCTGCTATTTGATGCCTGTGGTGGTCTTCTCAAATCTTTTCCCAAAAAATGA
- a CDS encoding iron-containing alcohol dehydrogenase, producing MENFAFYNPVKILFGKGQIANISAEIPADAKILVIYGGGSIKTNGVYEQVKAALTGHNFLEFGGIEANPHLETLLKAVELIRAEGIDFLLAVGGGSVLDGTKFIAAAVPFEGDPWDICAKQAPVKAAIPLGSVLTLPATGSEMNTSSVVTKWETQEKLFFSSPLVFPKFSVLDPETTYSLPIRQVSNGIVDAYVHVMEQYLTYPANAPLQDRMAESILKTLIEEGPKILADLHNYEARANVMWCATMALNGIIGVGVPQDWATHMIGHELTALHGIDHAQTLAIVLPNMLTIRRDLKRQKLLQYADRVWGLVDGTEEVRIDRAIAKTRDFFETVGVCTHLSDYGVGLDVIPKIIDRFEKRGFVALGENQDVTPKVVEQILALCA from the coding sequence ATGGAAAATTTTGCTTTTTACAATCCAGTCAAGATTTTATTTGGCAAAGGTCAAATTGCGAATATCAGTGCAGAAATTCCTGCTGATGCCAAAATCCTAGTCATCTATGGTGGCGGTAGCATCAAAACTAACGGAGTTTACGAGCAAGTAAAAGCAGCCCTCACAGGGCATAACTTTCTCGAATTTGGCGGAATTGAGGCAAATCCACATCTTGAAACATTGCTCAAAGCAGTTGAATTGATTCGAGCTGAAGGGATTGATTTTTTGCTGGCGGTGGGCGGCGGCTCCGTCCTTGATGGTACAAAATTTATTGCTGCCGCAGTTCCCTTTGAAGGTGATCCTTGGGATATTTGTGCCAAACAAGCCCCTGTCAAAGCGGCAATTCCCTTGGGTTCAGTGTTGACTTTGCCAGCTACTGGTTCTGAGATGAACACTAGCTCTGTGGTTACCAAATGGGAAACCCAAGAAAAGTTGTTTTTCTCTAGCCCGCTTGTATTTCCCAAATTCTCAGTTTTAGACCCTGAAACAACTTACTCGTTGCCTATTCGTCAGGTTAGTAATGGAATTGTTGATGCCTATGTTCATGTTATGGAACAGTATTTGACATATCCTGCTAATGCGCCATTACAGGATCGGATGGCTGAGTCTATTCTCAAAACCTTGATCGAAGAAGGTCCGAAAATCTTAGCGGATCTCCATAACTACGAAGCTCGTGCCAATGTAATGTGGTGTGCCACAATGGCGCTCAATGGAATAATCGGTGTCGGTGTACCTCAAGATTGGGCAACGCACATGATCGGTCATGAGCTAACGGCGCTACATGGCATCGATCATGCTCAGACTTTGGCGATCGTGTTGCCAAATATGCTGACGATTAGACGCGATCTCAAAAGGCAAAAGCTCTTGCAATATGCTGATCGCGTTTGGGGTCTTGTCGATGGCACAGAAGAGGTACGCATTGATCGGGCGATCGCGAAAACTCGCGACTTTTTTGAGACTGTCGGCGTTTGTACCCATCTATCAGACTACGGCGTGGGACTAGATGTGATTCCCAAAATTATCGATCGCTTCGAGAAGCGTGGTTTTGTCGCCTTAGGCGAAAATCAAGATGTTACACCCAAGGTTGTCGAACAAATTTTAGCGCTCTGTGCTTAA